In a single window of the Pseudopipra pipra isolate bDixPip1 chromosome Z, bDixPip1.hap1, whole genome shotgun sequence genome:
- the KDM4C gene encoding lysine-specific demethylase 4C isoform X5 translates to MAAVISDSPPNPSCKIMTFRPSMDEFREFNKYLAYMESQGAHRAGVAKVIPPKEWKPRKHYNDIEDLVIPAPIQQIVTGQSGLFTQYNIQKKPMTVKEFKQLANSDKYRTPRYTDYEDLERKYWRNLTFVAPIYGADINGSIYDEVCYSSRAWETA, encoded by the exons ATGGCTGCTGTCATCTCAGATAGTCCTCCGAACCCAAGCTGCAAAATCATGACTTTTAGGCCTTCAATGGATGAATTCAGGGAATTCAACAAATACTTAGCGTACATGGAATCACAGGGTGCTCATAGGGCTGGAGTTGCAAAG GTTATCCCACCAAAGGAGTGGAAGCCAAGAAAACATTATAATGATATTGAAGATTTGGTGATTCCTGCTCCAATTCAACAGATAGTCACTGGCCAGTCGGGGCTTTTCACACAGTACAACATTCAGAAAAAGCCCATGACAGTGAAGGAGTTCAAACAACTGGCCAACAGTGACAA ATACCGCACCCCAAGATACACAGATTACGAAGATCTGGAGCGTAAATACTGGAGGAACTTGACTTTTGTGGCACCAATATATGGAGCAGATATCAATGGGAGCATTTATGATGAA